The Cellulophaga sp. L1A9 genome window below encodes:
- the hxlB gene encoding 6-phospho-3-hexuloisomerase, whose amino-acid sequence MENILKNKETQVVENAMNTIINEHIKLIHTLKYEEIAALIPVINNADRLFVMGAGRTGLMMKAAAMRLMHLGYKVHVVGETTAPAIMKGDLLIAGSGSGTTSGIVRAAETAKKVGAAVLCFTTNTESPLAQVANQTVTIPAAQKQERVEAVSKQYAGSLFEQSLLLVFDALIQSLWEIEGTSASELWKRHANME is encoded by the coding sequence ATGGAAAACATACTTAAAAATAAGGAAACCCAAGTAGTAGAAAATGCCATGAATACGATTATTAATGAGCATATAAAACTAATACATACTCTTAAGTATGAAGAAATAGCAGCATTGATCCCTGTGATAAACAATGCAGATCGGCTATTTGTTATGGGAGCAGGGAGAACGGGCCTTATGATGAAAGCTGCGGCCATGCGCTTAATGCATCTAGGCTATAAGGTTCATGTGGTAGGAGAAACTACTGCGCCCGCAATAATGAAAGGAGATTTACTTATTGCAGGTTCTGGTTCTGGAACCACTAGCGGGATTGTTAGGGCGGCAGAAACTGCTAAAAAAGTAGGTGCAGCTGTCCTTTGTTTTACTACCAATACGGAATCGCCTTTAGCACAAGTGGCAAACCAAACGGTAACGATACCTGCTGCACAAAAACAAGAACGGGTTGAAGCTGTATCTAAACAATACGCGGGAAGCCTTTTTGAGCAATCGTTGCTTTTAGTTTTCGATGCATTAATACAAAGCCTTTGGGAAATAGAAGGCACTTCGGCTTCCGAATTATGGAAGCGTCACGCAAATATGGAATAA
- a CDS encoding helix-turn-helix domain-containing protein: MLSDKVLYIRDLGNCPPAYLNDPARRDFFEIVWLRNEDALHVPQHDFQTLKGDWIYLIPPYRVHQLNKAGKNGVLISFKQELLEGDLKEFLLDVFRMFNIQGEFSCLQVNEETSKSLVSVLQLLKEDYDKPTVNLIMIKALLKVFLLKLIHLKEQHFTLQDINEKRVYEFMLLLENNYKEERTANFYAEQLGISAKRLNQILKEKLNKTGVQLIHDRVILEAKRQIIHSENTIKEIAYNLDFKDHSYFSRFFKQHAAQTPQEFQNNVKEHVISHDNTLYS; the protein is encoded by the coding sequence ATGCTTAGTGATAAAGTTTTATATATTCGAGATTTAGGGAATTGCCCTCCAGCCTATTTAAATGACCCTGCACGAAGAGATTTTTTTGAGATTGTTTGGTTGCGCAATGAGGATGCACTTCATGTTCCGCAACACGATTTTCAAACCCTAAAAGGAGATTGGATTTATTTGATTCCACCTTACCGTGTACATCAATTAAACAAGGCGGGAAAAAATGGCGTATTAATTTCTTTTAAGCAAGAATTATTGGAAGGAGATTTAAAAGAGTTCTTATTAGATGTTTTCCGTATGTTCAATATCCAAGGAGAATTTTCTTGTTTACAAGTCAACGAAGAAACCTCTAAAAGCTTGGTATCTGTACTTCAGCTTTTAAAAGAAGATTATGACAAACCCACGGTGAATTTGATTATGATAAAAGCCCTATTAAAAGTGTTTTTATTAAAGTTGATTCATTTAAAAGAACAGCATTTTACACTACAGGATATTAATGAAAAGCGTGTGTATGAATTTATGCTATTGCTTGAGAATAATTACAAAGAGGAGCGTACCGCTAATTTTTATGCGGAACAATTGGGCATAAGCGCAAAACGGCTCAATCAGATATTAAAAGAAAAACTAAACAAAACTGGGGTTCAATTAATACATGACCGAGTAATACTGGAGGCAAAACGTCAAATCATACACAGCGAGAATACAATTAAAGAAATAGCCTATAATTTAGATTTTAAGGATCATTCCTACTTCAGCCGTTTTTTCAAACAACACGCTGCACAAACGCCACAGGAATTCCAAAATAATGTAAAGGAGCATGTCATTTCACATGACAACACCTTATATAGTTAG
- a CDS encoding DoxX family protein, with protein sequence MDLLTLLIWFSSLAFVYFGMSCFYSDFIISEFVRYNLAKYRRATGYLQLLGAAGLLFGLYFNAGVVVCASTGLFLLMLAGFIVRLKIRDNFIKSSPAFIFAGLNLYIAFKTFYTYF encoded by the coding sequence TTGGATCTCTTAACCCTCTTAATTTGGTTTTCAAGCTTAGCCTTCGTGTATTTCGGAATGAGTTGTTTTTATTCCGACTTTATAATTTCGGAGTTTGTACGCTATAATTTAGCGAAGTATCGGCGCGCTACCGGTTACCTTCAACTGCTGGGAGCAGCAGGATTGTTATTCGGACTTTATTTTAATGCAGGTGTAGTTGTATGCGCTTCCACAGGATTATTTTTATTAATGCTTGCAGGGTTTATAGTGCGACTAAAAATTAGAGATAATTTCATTAAATCTTCTCCTGCTTTTATTTTTGCAGGCCTCAACTTATATATAGCCTTTAAAACTTTCTATACGTATTTCTAA
- a CDS encoding TetR/AcrR family transcriptional regulator — protein MKKSKDENTEEQILAAAKSVFQAKGMDGARMQEIADKAGINKAMLHYYFRSKQLLFEAVFKNVFLLLAPQLNAILNDDSSIEEKIKNFTSNYISFISQHPYLPNFIIQELNRNPEFILKFKNNKGFPDITKFKKKVAEEVQQGVIKPIRAEQLFINILALNIFPFVAQPLIMAFTDLDNQAYQKLMEDRKTEAANFIINAIKNT, from the coding sequence ATGAAAAAATCAAAAGACGAAAACACGGAGGAACAAATACTTGCTGCTGCAAAAAGTGTATTTCAAGCCAAAGGAATGGATGGCGCGCGAATGCAAGAAATAGCAGATAAAGCGGGTATAAATAAAGCGATGCTTCATTATTATTTTAGAAGTAAGCAACTGTTATTTGAAGCCGTTTTTAAGAATGTATTTTTATTATTAGCGCCGCAATTAAATGCTATTCTAAATGATGATTCTTCTATTGAAGAAAAGATAAAAAACTTTACGTCAAATTACATCTCTTTTATTAGTCAGCATCCGTATTTGCCCAACTTTATCATTCAGGAGTTAAACAGGAATCCTGAATTTATATTAAAATTTAAAAACAATAAGGGGTTTCCTGACATCACGAAATTTAAAAAGAAAGTTGCTGAAGAAGTGCAACAAGGGGTTATAAAACCTATACGCGCAGAACAATTATTCATTAATATTTTAGCGCTTAATATTTTTCCTTTTGTAGCACAACCTTTAATCATGGCATTTACTGATCTCGATAATCAAGCGTACCAGAAATTAATGGAAGATAGAAAAACAGAAGCCGCAAATTTCATTATCAATGCAATAAAGAACACTTAA
- a CDS encoding esterase-like activity of phytase family protein, with product MMIKLCAFAVLLAVGSCGSVEGQEKNENQNQETNPLSEEHQTITQLRFIDEYIIPDGMVFQNTIVGGISGIDYANNTWYMISDDRITPHFYTADIALSSEGITAINFTGITNFKDANGANLEESITDPEAIRYGNENVVWTSEGNIDKGIAPFLRTASLDGTFVSEATLPERYMPNAASSFGPRQNGVFEGLCVSYDRKGYWVSMELPLKQDSEMPTLEDTDAKIRIAYINKATNAFEKEIVYDLDPVARPALLGTTFEVNGVAELFAYAEHKFLVLERSYSTGYLDGGNTIKIYDVDATNATDVSGLDSLKGAEYTEVSKTLLLDFDTIRSELTSGIIDNIEGITFGPLLENGNRSLVLVADNNFSFFGPQLNQFILLEIEQ from the coding sequence ATGATGATTAAACTATGTGCATTTGCAGTCCTCTTGGCTGTAGGTTCTTGCGGATCTGTTGAAGGACAAGAAAAAAACGAGAATCAAAATCAAGAAACCAATCCGCTTTCAGAAGAACATCAGACAATTACGCAATTGCGTTTTATTGATGAATATATCATTCCAGATGGGATGGTATTCCAGAATACAATAGTTGGGGGGATATCAGGTATAGATTATGCCAACAACACCTGGTATATGATTAGTGATGATAGAATAACGCCCCACTTTTATACGGCAGATATTGCGTTGAGTTCAGAAGGGATTACCGCTATAAACTTCACCGGAATTACCAATTTTAAAGATGCTAATGGTGCAAATTTAGAGGAAAGTATCACGGATCCAGAGGCGATTCGTTATGGGAATGAAAATGTCGTTTGGACCAGTGAAGGAAATATTGACAAGGGAATAGCTCCTTTTTTGCGTACGGCATCTTTAGACGGAACTTTTGTTAGCGAAGCTACATTGCCAGAACGATACATGCCCAATGCAGCTAGTAGTTTTGGACCACGACAAAATGGAGTATTTGAAGGTCTTTGTGTAAGCTATGATCGTAAAGGGTATTGGGTTTCTATGGAGCTCCCATTAAAGCAAGATAGCGAAATGCCCACTTTAGAGGATACAGATGCTAAAATACGAATAGCCTATATCAACAAAGCTACAAATGCCTTTGAAAAAGAAATCGTCTATGATCTTGATCCTGTAGCGCGCCCAGCACTATTGGGAACTACGTTTGAAGTTAATGGCGTCGCAGAATTATTTGCTTATGCAGAACACAAGTTTTTAGTACTAGAGCGCTCATATTCAACGGGGTATCTTGATGGTGGGAATACGATAAAAATTTATGACGTAGATGCTACGAATGCTACTGACGTGAGCGGATTAGATAGCCTAAAAGGAGCGGAGTATACGGAAGTAAGCAAAACACTGTTGCTTGATTTTGATACCATCCGAAGTGAGCTTACGAGTGGTATTATTGATAATATAGAGGGAATTACTTTTGGTCCCCTTTTAGAAAACGGAAATAGGTCTTTAGTTCTTGTGGCCGATAACAATTTTAGTTTTTTTGGTCCACAATTAAACCAATTTATTTTATTAGAAATAGAACAGTAA
- a CDS encoding RNA polymerase sigma factor RpoD/SigA: MRQLKITKQITNRDTKSLEKYFQEISKLDMITANEEVELAIKIREGDQVALNTLVNANLRFVVSVAKQYQGSGLRLSDLINEGNVGLVKAAKRFDETRGFKFISYAVWWIRQSILQAISELSRMVRLPLNKIGEIGKINKVFSYLEQSLQRPPNAIEIARELDMSTSQVKLAMKNTGKHLSMDAPFAEGESSNLYNVVQSKEANSPDTNLMQESLTSDIGDLLSTLPSRESDIIRLYYGIGEKAPMSLTEIGEIFDISRERVRQIREKAIRVLRRKSQKEVLKAYL; the protein is encoded by the coding sequence ATGAGGCAACTAAAGATCACTAAGCAAATTACAAACAGAGACACAAAATCATTAGAAAAGTATTTCCAAGAAATATCAAAATTAGACATGATTACCGCTAATGAGGAAGTAGAACTGGCCATAAAAATTCGTGAAGGAGATCAAGTTGCACTTAACACCTTAGTAAATGCTAATTTGCGTTTTGTAGTTTCAGTGGCAAAGCAATATCAAGGAAGTGGTTTACGACTTTCTGATTTGATTAATGAAGGAAATGTTGGACTAGTAAAAGCAGCCAAACGTTTTGATGAAACCCGAGGCTTTAAATTTATTTCGTATGCTGTATGGTGGATAAGACAATCTATTTTACAAGCGATATCTGAATTATCACGTATGGTCCGTCTGCCTTTAAATAAAATTGGAGAGATTGGTAAAATAAATAAGGTGTTTTCTTATTTAGAACAGAGCCTACAACGCCCGCCAAATGCTATTGAAATAGCTAGAGAATTAGACATGAGCACGTCACAAGTAAAGCTTGCCATGAAAAACACAGGCAAACACTTGTCTATGGATGCGCCTTTCGCAGAAGGAGAGTCTTCTAACTTGTACAATGTGGTACAATCAAAAGAAGCCAATAGTCCAGATACGAACTTAATGCAAGAATCGCTTACTTCGGATATCGGTGATTTATTAAGTACATTACCAAGTAGAGAAAGTGACATCATCCGTTTGTACTATGGAATAGGAGAAAAAGCGCCTATGAGTTTAACAGAAATTGGTGAAATTTTTGATATTAGCAGAGAGCGTGTACGACAAATTAGAGAAAAAGCCATTAGAGTATTGCGTAGAAAATCTCAAAAAGAGGTATTGAAAGCATACTTGTAA
- a CDS encoding TolC family protein, whose amino-acid sequence MKRFLCILISITAFSGSAQQSISLKECYELVTQNYPLAKQVQLLEAQNTLEVAVVSNAKLPQLSLDAQATYQSDVIEIPISSIDPLNKDQYRATFSVNQLLYNGGATGASLALKSAQLKTNQKQIEVSLYQLRQQINQLYFSILLAQESKLLVKLKQEQLQAKLDEVRAGVTYGMLMPSSDKVLEAELLKIEQQYQELESSKNSLIETLGSLIKKPLSGAIQFQNPLIEIKIQPELTRPELELFQYKKEEIAHSERFIGKQNAPKLHGFATGGYGNPGLNMLDNSFQAFYTAGIKLHWNVFDWNANKKQRESLAINKDLVDTEVEIFKLNTHIELNKQQQEIDKMKAIITADDAIIDLRKDVLLTASSQLKNGVITASAYLTELTNLYEDENTRVRHKIQLQLAKVNYNVIKGL is encoded by the coding sequence ATGAAACGTTTCCTATGTATTCTGATAAGCATAACCGCATTCTCTGGTAGCGCACAACAAAGCATCTCCTTAAAAGAGTGTTATGAGCTAGTCACACAAAACTACCCTTTAGCGAAACAAGTCCAATTGTTAGAAGCTCAAAATACCTTAGAGGTTGCTGTAGTCTCTAATGCAAAATTGCCACAATTGAGTTTAGATGCCCAAGCCACTTATCAATCTGATGTGATCGAAATTCCAATATCGAGTATTGATCCGTTGAATAAAGACCAATACCGCGCTACATTTTCGGTAAATCAATTGCTCTATAATGGTGGTGCAACCGGCGCTTCATTAGCGCTTAAATCTGCGCAATTAAAAACAAATCAAAAACAAATAGAAGTCAGCTTATATCAACTAAGACAACAAATTAATCAACTGTACTTTTCTATTTTATTAGCACAAGAATCTAAACTATTAGTAAAATTAAAACAAGAACAGCTACAGGCAAAACTTGATGAAGTACGTGCAGGGGTTACCTATGGTATGCTTATGCCCTCTTCCGATAAAGTACTGGAAGCAGAATTACTAAAAATAGAACAACAATATCAAGAACTAGAAAGCAGTAAAAATAGCTTGATAGAAACACTTGGGAGTTTAATAAAAAAACCACTGAGTGGGGCTATCCAATTTCAAAACCCGCTGATTGAAATTAAAATACAGCCAGAATTAACACGACCGGAATTAGAATTGTTTCAATATAAAAAAGAAGAAATAGCGCATTCAGAACGCTTTATAGGAAAACAAAATGCGCCTAAATTACATGGTTTTGCTACTGGTGGATATGGCAACCCAGGGTTAAACATGCTAGATAATTCTTTTCAGGCTTTTTACACTGCTGGGATAAAATTACATTGGAATGTATTTGATTGGAATGCGAACAAAAAACAACGTGAATCATTAGCCATTAACAAAGACCTCGTAGATACTGAAGTCGAAATTTTTAAGCTAAATACTCATATTGAACTGAACAAACAGCAGCAAGAAATTGATAAGATGAAGGCGATTATCACGGCAGATGATGCCATAATAGACTTAAGAAAAGACGTCTTACTAACGGCAAGTTCTCAACTAAAAAATGGCGTAATAACAGCGTCTGCGTACCTCACAGAGCTCACCAATTTATATGAAGATGAAAATACGAGGGTACGGCACAAAATTCAGTTGCAACTCGCTAAAGTAAATTATAATGTTATCAAGGGACTTTAA
- a CDS encoding HlyD family secretion protein, which produces MKKYNAILTISMSATTLFSCSDASGTADGYGNFEATEITISAENNGKLLQFDVQEGDTLSKAQFIGYIDTIPLALKREQLQVSKAIISSKSKGVLSQINVLNAKLKTGNINKDRMQHLIRDNAGTQKQLDDVQGEIAVIKSQIRSVEIQNAPVVNELKAIDVQLKQLDDQIEKSKIINPIAGTVLTKYMEPNEIVSFGKPLYKIADLKMMQLRVYVSETQLASLKIDQEVTVKIDDGAAMKSYKGRIRWVASEAEFTPKIIQTKEERTALVYAVKIDVENDGRIKIGMPAELWLKNKTQN; this is translated from the coding sequence ATGAAAAAATACAACGCTATACTAACGATCAGCATGAGTGCCACTACCCTATTTTCCTGCAGCGATGCTAGCGGTACAGCAGATGGTTATGGTAATTTTGAAGCTACAGAAATTACCATTTCTGCCGAAAATAACGGAAAACTACTGCAGTTTGATGTGCAGGAAGGCGATACACTTAGTAAGGCTCAATTTATAGGCTATATTGATACCATACCACTTGCTTTAAAACGGGAACAATTACAGGTTTCTAAGGCGATAATTAGTTCAAAATCTAAAGGAGTTCTATCTCAAATTAATGTACTAAATGCCAAGTTAAAAACAGGAAACATTAATAAAGATAGAATGCAGCATTTGATTCGTGATAATGCAGGTACACAAAAACAACTAGATGACGTGCAGGGAGAAATAGCGGTTATTAAAAGTCAGATAAGAAGTGTAGAAATCCAGAATGCCCCCGTAGTGAATGAACTTAAGGCCATTGATGTGCAGTTAAAACAGCTCGACGATCAAATAGAAAAAAGTAAAATTATTAATCCTATTGCTGGAACAGTATTAACCAAATATATGGAGCCTAATGAAATTGTAAGTTTTGGAAAACCGCTGTATAAAATTGCGGACCTAAAGATGATGCAATTGCGCGTTTATGTAAGTGAGACGCAATTAGCAAGCTTAAAAATAGACCAAGAAGTTACCGTAAAAATAGATGATGGAGCTGCTATGAAATCCTATAAAGGACGTATTCGCTGGGTTGCTTCTGAGGCTGAATTTACACCAAAAATTATTCAAACAAAAGAAGAGCGTACTGCCTTAGTATATGCCGTAAAAATAGATGTAGAAAATGATGGTCGTATAAAAATTGGTATGCCCGCAGAACTATGGTTAAAAAATAAGACCCAAAATTAA
- a CDS encoding DoxX family protein: MEVMEYVSIGLKIIVGLSILNVWLLQPKKATKWRGGNATTIKEEFKVYGLSETFCYVIGFLKVSLALMLLASIKFEGLTLISSLGLATLLLGSIIMHLKVKDELFKSFPAFLFIAMNLVIASLAY, translated from the coding sequence ATGGAAGTAATGGAATATGTGAGTATAGGGCTAAAGATAATAGTGGGATTAAGTATTCTAAATGTGTGGTTGCTTCAACCTAAGAAAGCTACAAAGTGGCGCGGTGGTAATGCCACAACTATCAAAGAAGAGTTTAAAGTGTATGGCTTATCCGAAACTTTCTGCTACGTAATTGGGTTTTTAAAAGTTAGTTTAGCGCTGATGCTATTAGCTTCCATAAAATTTGAAGGATTAACTTTAATTAGCAGTTTGGGCTTAGCAACACTTTTGTTAGGTTCTATTATCATGCACTTAAAAGTAAAAGACGAATTGTTTAAATCTTTTCCAGCCTTTTTGTTTATTGCTATGAATTTAGTGATTGCCTCTTTGGCCTATTAG
- the hxlA gene encoding 3-hexulose-6-phosphate synthase — translation MAKLQVAIDLLSIDDAIALATKVAPYIDIIELGTPLIKSEGLAGIRKMKDAFPDKLVLADFKTADAGELEANMAFGAGADYITVLGATGDSTIVGAVKAAKEHGKGVVVDTIGVKDRVKRAQEAIALGAEFVELHAGLDEQAEEGYSIQVLIDEAARAGVAVSIAGGVNLKSITAVKNSGVLVAVAGAAIYGAEDPAKAAKELQALAMA, via the coding sequence ATGGCAAAATTACAAGTAGCAATAGATTTATTAAGCATAGACGACGCTATCGCATTAGCAACAAAAGTAGCTCCGTACATAGACATTATAGAATTAGGTACTCCGCTTATTAAAAGTGAAGGTTTAGCAGGAATAAGAAAGATGAAAGATGCTTTTCCTGATAAATTAGTTTTGGCAGATTTTAAAACGGCCGATGCAGGGGAATTAGAAGCAAATATGGCTTTTGGCGCCGGAGCAGATTATATTACAGTTTTAGGAGCAACAGGAGATTCTACCATTGTTGGAGCGGTAAAAGCAGCTAAGGAACATGGTAAAGGGGTTGTTGTAGATACCATCGGGGTAAAGGATAGAGTAAAACGTGCACAAGAAGCTATTGCTTTAGGCGCGGAGTTTGTAGAATTACATGCAGGTTTAGATGAGCAGGCAGAAGAGGGATATTCTATTCAAGTATTGATAGACGAAGCTGCAAGAGCCGGCGTTGCCGTATCTATTGCTGGGGGTGTTAATTTAAAGAGTATAACGGCAGTTAAAAATTCAGGTGTTCTTGTTGCCGTAGCTGGCGCAGCCATCTATGGTGCAGAAGATCCTGCAAAAGCCGCTAAAGAATTACAGGCATTAGCAATGGCTTAA
- a CDS encoding right-handed parallel beta-helix repeat-containing protein yields the protein MKNTHYSLFLVVLLTFLSCKQDELNVLETVTTENLDEGGLPELTFSSVLPAMTSTEAYTIDIAQWNIPNDGTDAATTTTNLQAAIDWAHAEGFATVTLPEGTYLVGEEKNDIYQGGIEIHENTEFVFGEGAILEIDTNDKWNYCVLSLDGDNIIVRDGIIQGDRDTHVFTPRESDNKVAHDEGHGICVWNDSNVVLIDHMIIRNTTGDGSLVLEATDVTFTNNTIYNNRRQGISVVGGTRITITDNEIHHMNGTSPQFGIDIEGAGRVDEDILIQNNYFHHNTGGDIVNTSGKNVYILDNVLEQGEGNEYIDGPLVSWHKTHNIIARNTITMLSGSVNGRLGYIQYSSGGDKGHSRATYVHDNVMNNCGMYMYKSADADVRRNKFYGYFAAFSDFDNLILEDNLVTYSQEHTNLRYCWSYRFKEATGTASGNYLEDELQDLPLSETEPYTMQCVLDGW from the coding sequence ATGAAAAATACCCACTATTCACTTTTCTTAGTTGTGTTATTAACTTTTTTGTCGTGCAAGCAAGACGAGCTCAACGTACTGGAAACAGTAACTACAGAAAATTTAGATGAGGGTGGTTTGCCCGAGCTTACCTTTAGCTCTGTCCTTCCTGCAATGACCAGCACCGAAGCCTATACTATAGATATAGCACAATGGAATATTCCTAATGATGGCACCGATGCGGCAACGACCACCACCAATTTACAGGCAGCTATAGATTGGGCACATGCGGAAGGTTTTGCTACCGTTACGCTTCCGGAAGGCACTTATTTGGTAGGCGAAGAGAAAAATGACATTTACCAAGGGGGAATAGAAATACACGAGAATACGGAGTTTGTGTTTGGTGAAGGGGCTATTCTAGAAATAGACACCAATGATAAATGGAACTACTGCGTACTTAGTTTAGATGGCGATAATATTATTGTTAGAGACGGTATTATCCAAGGCGATAGAGACACCCATGTATTTACGCCTCGCGAGAGTGATAATAAGGTAGCACATGATGAAGGCCATGGAATTTGTGTTTGGAACGATAGTAACGTTGTCCTTATTGACCATATGATTATTAGAAATACCACTGGTGATGGTTCACTTGTCTTAGAAGCTACGGATGTTACTTTTACCAACAACACCATTTACAACAACCGCAGACAGGGAATTTCTGTAGTGGGCGGCACCCGCATTACCATCACTGATAATGAAATACACCATATGAATGGTACGAGTCCGCAATTTGGAATAGATATAGAAGGTGCTGGGCGTGTAGATGAAGATATCCTGATCCAGAACAATTATTTTCATCATAATACGGGTGGAGATATTGTGAATACTAGTGGTAAAAATGTATACATTTTAGACAATGTTTTAGAACAAGGAGAAGGCAATGAGTATATAGATGGTCCACTTGTGTCTTGGCATAAAACCCACAATATTATTGCAAGAAATACCATTACCATGCTTAGTGGTTCTGTAAATGGTAGGTTAGGATACATACAATACTCTAGCGGTGGCGACAAAGGCCATAGCCGTGCTACTTATGTACATGATAATGTCATGAACAATTGTGGCATGTATATGTATAAAAGTGCTGATGCCGATGTGCGTAGAAATAAATTCTATGGCTACTTTGCAGCATTCTCAGATTTTGACAATTTAATCTTAGAAGATAATTTAGTAACCTATTCTCAAGAACATACGAATCTTAGGTATTGCTGGTCCTATCGTTTTAAAGAAGCTACGGGTACAGCTAGTGGAAATTATTTAGAGGATGAACTGCAAGACCTTCCGTTATCAGAAACAGAACCGTATACTATGCAATGTGTTTTAGATGGGTGGTAG